In a single window of the Xylanimonas protaetiae genome:
- a CDS encoding alpha/beta hydrolase: MNTTASQPGANALPPIVLIHGLWMTPKSWDTWAARFRAAGHEVIVPGWPGIDDRSPEDVRTNPSALEGIGLAKIVDHYERIIRALPTKPIIMGHSFGGLITQLLADRGLGVAYVGVAPGQPAGIPTLPLSTAWTGTPILSNPFDRHGAKPLSKRHFHFTFGNDLTHAESDRLWKEQAVNSYNQVFFEGVSGAIRGKGVSKVDFGRADRAPLLVITGGKDHVVPPAIGKAIVKKYRASGPAVVEYKEYAGRTHRMVSQAGWEEIADYALSWATSHALATA, encoded by the coding sequence ATGAACACCACCGCCTCGCAGCCCGGCGCGAACGCGCTGCCCCCGATCGTCCTCATCCACGGCCTCTGGATGACCCCGAAGAGCTGGGACACGTGGGCCGCCCGGTTCCGCGCCGCCGGCCACGAGGTCATCGTCCCGGGGTGGCCGGGCATCGACGACCGCTCCCCCGAGGACGTCCGCACCAACCCGTCGGCCCTGGAGGGCATCGGCCTGGCGAAGATCGTCGACCACTACGAGCGCATCATCCGCGCCCTGCCGACGAAGCCGATCATCATGGGCCACTCGTTCGGCGGCCTCATCACCCAGCTCCTGGCCGACCGTGGCCTCGGCGTCGCCTACGTGGGCGTCGCCCCCGGGCAGCCCGCCGGCATCCCGACCCTGCCGCTGAGCACCGCGTGGACGGGTACGCCGATCCTCTCGAACCCGTTCGACCGCCACGGTGCCAAGCCCCTGAGCAAGCGCCACTTCCACTTCACGTTCGGCAACGACCTCACGCACGCCGAGTCGGACCGGCTCTGGAAGGAGCAGGCCGTCAACAGCTACAACCAGGTCTTCTTCGAGGGCGTCTCCGGGGCGATCCGCGGCAAGGGCGTCTCGAAGGTCGACTTCGGCCGCGCCGACCGCGCTCCCCTGCTGGTCATCACGGGCGGCAAGGACCACGTCGTGCCGCCGGCCATCGGCAAGGCCATCGTGAAGAAGTACCGGGCGAGCGGCCCCGCCGTCGTCGAGTACAAGGAGTACGCGGGCCGGACCCACCGGATGGTCTCCCAGGCCGGCTGGGAGGAGATCGCGGACTACGCCCTCAGCTGGGCGACGTCGCACGCGCTGGCCACCGCCTGA
- a CDS encoding TetR/AcrR family transcriptional regulator, whose product MKSTSTARDRLLEAATRLFYAEGIHTVGVDRIVAEGQVTRATFYRHFPGKEDLVEAYVGVEDAAIRAAFEAAASTTDDPRELAEALVAGIAEDVAHRHTRGCPFINAAAEYPEPASPVRVAVREHREWFRATLEQVAAGVGHPDPAAAAGQLVLLRDAALVGGYLDGWERVEDVFVRSAREVLGLTAA is encoded by the coding sequence GTGAAGTCCACGAGCACCGCCCGCGACAGGCTCCTCGAGGCCGCGACCCGCCTCTTCTACGCCGAGGGCATCCACACCGTCGGCGTCGACCGGATCGTCGCCGAGGGCCAGGTCACGCGCGCCACGTTCTATCGCCACTTCCCTGGCAAGGAAGACCTCGTCGAAGCGTATGTCGGGGTCGAGGACGCCGCGATCCGTGCCGCGTTCGAGGCCGCGGCGTCGACGACGGACGACCCGCGCGAGCTCGCCGAGGCGCTCGTCGCGGGCATCGCCGAGGACGTCGCCCACCGGCACACGCGGGGCTGCCCGTTCATCAACGCGGCCGCCGAGTACCCCGAGCCGGCGTCGCCGGTGCGCGTCGCGGTGCGCGAGCACCGCGAGTGGTTCCGCGCGACGCTCGAGCAGGTCGCGGCAGGCGTCGGGCACCCGGACCCCGCCGCGGCGGCAGGTCAGCTCGTGCTGCTGCGCGACGCGGCGCTCGTCGGCGGCTACCTCGACGGCTGGGAGCGCGTCGAGGACGTCTTCGTGCGGTCGGCCCGGGAGGTGCTGGGCCTGACCGCCGCGTGA
- a CDS encoding MazG-like family protein has product MTPDAARDLVAICRWLDAHDDARDPEAVTWARIAKVSEEHGEAVAAFIGVTGQNPRKGVTHTLDDVVEELLDVAVTALGAVEHLRGTRGDSLELLADKLARIAERAGVRPSAAG; this is encoded by the coding sequence ATGACCCCCGACGCCGCCCGCGACCTCGTCGCGATCTGCCGCTGGCTCGACGCCCACGACGACGCGCGAGACCCCGAGGCGGTCACGTGGGCCCGCATCGCCAAGGTCTCCGAGGAGCACGGCGAGGCGGTCGCGGCGTTCATCGGCGTCACGGGGCAGAACCCGCGCAAGGGCGTCACGCACACGCTCGACGACGTGGTCGAGGAGCTGCTCGACGTCGCGGTGACCGCGCTGGGCGCGGTCGAGCACCTGCGCGGGACCCGCGGCGACTCCCTGGAGCTCCTGGCGGACAAGCTCGCCCGCATCGCGGAGCGCGCGGGCGTCCGCCCCTCCGCGGCCGGTTGA
- the uvrA gene encoding excinuclease ABC subunit UvrA, whose translation MSNRLVISGAREHNLKNVSLDLPRDRLIVFTGLSGSGKSSLAFDTIFAEGQRRYVESLSAYARQFLGQMDKPDVDFIEGLSPAVSIDQKSTNRNPRSTVGTITEVYDYLRLLFARAGTQHCPVCGEKVQSQTPQQIVDKLLELPEGTRYQVLAPVVRGRKGEYADLFKELQTQGFARARVDGEVVQLTSPPTLEKKLKHDIEVVVDRLVAREGVQRRLTDSVETALRLAGGLLMVELVDADIDDLGRILKYSEKRACPNDHPLTLDEIEPRTFSFNAPYGACPECTGIGFRLEVDPDLVVPDVDKTLREGAIAPWSQTSSEYFDRVLTALAEELSFSMDVPWRALPERAQQAVLFGRNHQVHVRYKNRWGRERQYSTGFEGAVTFLERRHHETESEWSKDKYEAYMREVPCPVCQGARLKPEVLAVKVGDKSIWDVTKMSIDGAATFLGQLELGVRERQIAAEVLKEINARLGFLLDVGLDYLSLERPAGTLSGGEAQRIRLATQIGSGLVGVLYVLDEPSIGLHQRDNRRLIETLTRLRDLGNTLIVVEHDEDTIRTADWIVDVGPGAGEHGGHIVHSGDYAGLLASEASMTGAYLSGRRQIGVPAVRRPVDKARQVRVVGARENNLRDIDVDFPLGVLTAVTGVSGSGKSTLVNSILYTVMANQLNGARQVAGRHTRVTGLEHLDKVVHVDQGPIGRTPRSNPATYTGVWDHVRKLFAETEEAKVRGYGPGRFSFNVKGGRCEACSGDGTLKIEMNFLPDVYVPCEVCHGARYNRETLEVHFKGKTVADVLNMPIEEAAEFFAAVPAIARHMKTLVDVGLGYVRLGQPAPTLSGGEAQRVKLASELQRRSTGRTVYVLDEPTTGLHFEDIRKLLGVLQSLVEKGNSVIVIEHNLDVIKSSDWVIDMGPEGGSGGGTVVAQGTPEQVAGVPESHTGRFLADVLAQHPPVEQPKATRARSGAAATGKAAKARSKVA comes from the coding sequence GTGAGCAACCGCCTCGTCATCTCCGGCGCCCGCGAGCACAACCTCAAGAACGTGAGCCTCGATCTGCCGCGCGACCGGCTCATCGTGTTCACGGGCCTGTCCGGGTCGGGGAAGTCCTCGCTCGCGTTCGACACGATCTTCGCCGAGGGGCAGCGCCGCTACGTCGAGTCGCTGTCCGCGTACGCGCGCCAGTTCCTCGGGCAGATGGACAAGCCCGACGTCGACTTCATCGAGGGCCTGTCCCCGGCGGTGTCCATCGACCAGAAGTCGACCAACCGCAACCCACGGTCCACGGTGGGCACCATCACCGAGGTCTACGACTACCTGCGCCTGCTCTTCGCGCGCGCGGGCACGCAGCACTGCCCGGTGTGCGGCGAGAAGGTGCAGTCGCAGACGCCGCAGCAGATCGTCGACAAGCTGCTCGAGCTGCCCGAGGGGACGCGCTACCAGGTGCTCGCGCCCGTCGTCCGCGGCCGCAAGGGCGAGTACGCCGACCTGTTCAAGGAGCTCCAGACGCAGGGCTTCGCGCGCGCCCGCGTGGACGGCGAGGTCGTCCAGCTCACGAGCCCGCCCACGCTGGAGAAGAAGCTCAAGCACGACATCGAGGTCGTCGTCGACCGCCTCGTCGCGCGCGAGGGCGTGCAGCGCCGCCTGACCGACTCCGTCGAGACCGCCCTGCGGCTCGCCGGCGGGCTCCTCATGGTCGAGCTCGTCGACGCGGACATCGACGACCTGGGCCGCATCCTCAAGTACTCCGAGAAGCGCGCCTGCCCGAACGACCACCCGCTCACGCTCGACGAGATCGAGCCGCGGACCTTCTCGTTCAACGCCCCCTACGGCGCCTGCCCCGAGTGCACCGGCATCGGCTTCCGCCTCGAGGTGGACCCCGACCTCGTGGTGCCCGACGTCGACAAGACGCTGCGCGAGGGCGCGATCGCCCCGTGGTCGCAGACGTCGTCCGAGTACTTCGATCGCGTGCTCACGGCGCTCGCCGAAGAGCTGAGCTTCTCCATGGACGTGCCCTGGCGGGCGCTGCCGGAGCGCGCGCAGCAGGCCGTGCTGTTCGGCCGCAACCACCAGGTCCACGTGCGCTACAAGAACCGGTGGGGGCGCGAGCGCCAGTACTCCACGGGGTTCGAGGGCGCGGTGACGTTCCTGGAGCGGCGGCACCACGAGACCGAGTCGGAGTGGTCGAAGGACAAGTACGAGGCCTACATGCGCGAGGTCCCGTGCCCCGTGTGCCAGGGCGCGCGCCTCAAGCCCGAGGTGCTCGCGGTCAAGGTGGGCGACAAGTCGATCTGGGACGTCACGAAGATGTCGATCGACGGCGCCGCCACGTTCCTCGGCCAGCTCGAGCTCGGTGTGCGCGAGCGGCAGATCGCCGCCGAGGTGCTCAAGGAGATCAACGCCCGCCTGGGCTTCCTGCTCGACGTCGGCCTCGACTACCTGTCCCTGGAGCGGCCCGCGGGCACCCTGTCGGGCGGCGAGGCGCAGCGCATCCGGCTGGCCACGCAGATCGGGTCGGGCCTGGTGGGCGTGCTGTACGTCCTCGACGAGCCGTCGATCGGCCTGCACCAGCGGGACAACCGCCGCCTCATCGAGACGCTCACGCGCCTGCGGGACCTGGGCAACACGCTCATCGTCGTCGAGCACGACGAGGACACCATCCGCACCGCCGACTGGATCGTCGACGTCGGCCCCGGCGCGGGGGAGCACGGCGGGCACATCGTCCACTCGGGCGACTACGCCGGGCTGCTCGCGAGCGAGGCCTCGATGACGGGCGCGTACCTGTCCGGGCGCCGGCAGATCGGCGTGCCGGCCGTGCGCCGGCCCGTCGACAAGGCGCGGCAGGTCCGCGTCGTCGGCGCGCGCGAGAACAACCTGCGCGACATCGACGTCGACTTCCCCCTCGGCGTGCTGACGGCCGTCACGGGCGTCAGCGGGTCGGGCAAGTCCACGCTCGTCAACTCGATCCTCTACACGGTCATGGCCAACCAGCTCAACGGCGCCCGCCAGGTCGCCGGACGGCACACGCGCGTGACCGGCCTGGAGCACCTCGACAAGGTGGTGCACGTCGACCAGGGCCCCATCGGCCGCACGCCGCGCTCGAACCCCGCCACCTACACGGGCGTGTGGGACCACGTGCGCAAGCTGTTCGCCGAGACCGAGGAGGCGAAGGTGCGCGGCTACGGCCCGGGCCGGTTCTCCTTCAACGTCAAGGGCGGCCGCTGCGAGGCGTGCTCCGGCGACGGCACGCTCAAGATCGAGATGAACTTCCTGCCGGACGTCTACGTGCCGTGCGAGGTCTGCCACGGTGCGCGGTACAACCGCGAGACCCTCGAGGTGCACTTCAAGGGCAAGACGGTCGCGGACGTGCTGAACATGCCGATCGAGGAGGCCGCCGAGTTCTTCGCCGCCGTCCCCGCGATCGCCCGGCACATGAAGACGCTCGTCGACGTCGGCCTCGGCTACGTCCGGCTCGGCCAGCCCGCGCCGACGCTGTCCGGCGGCGAGGCGCAGCGCGTCAAGCTCGCCTCCGAGCTCCAGCGCCGCTCCACCGGCCGGACCGTCTACGTGCTCGACGAGCCCACGACGGGCCTGCACTTCGAGGACATCCGCAAGCTGCTCGGCGTGCTCCAGTCGCTCGTCGAGAAGGGCAACTCGGTCATCGTCATCGAGCACAACCTCGACGTCA